From one Malus sylvestris chromosome 1, drMalSylv7.2, whole genome shotgun sequence genomic stretch:
- the LOC126615543 gene encoding uncharacterized protein LOC126615543 → MERYFKRKTQPEILEPSPKSPKNNESSSKQTCVDSMEINSETLQYDPGLRRPILSYHPNVRDQVRRAYLQNKPCQPKTHAFPYTNFGTKPRRFNPAWFTQFPNWLEYSTSHDAAYCLCCYLFKPDIGDQSGGGDTFVGVGFKNWKCKKKLEIHVGGPHSSHNNAWRNCEALLNQKQHIETVISKQTDQDRIDYRTRLGASVGVSRILLQQGLPFRGHDESENSLNQGKFLEILRWLHHYNEGIKAVTLENAPENLKLTSPDIQKDISSAISYEIINAITSDINDSLFSILVDESRDKSSKEQMAIVLCFVDKGHVIERFVGIEHVADTKASSLKLAIDDFFSRHGLSISKLCGQGYDGASNMQGEFNGLKALILNENESAFYVHCFAHQLQLALVAVAKKNSEIGDLFTMVSSVVNIMVASSKRRDILREKHAHVILKALENNELSSGQGLNQETTLKRASDTRWSSHYNCLISLAHMFSSTIEVLEIVRKDGTSSEQKFEAKVLLTFIQSFNFIFGLHLMKKVLGITNDLSQALQKKDQDIVNAMNLVNICKGRLQRMRENGWESLFDEVSSFCDKNRIKIPSMDGIFTSGERPNRKAHPITNVHHYRVDLFTDVIDKQLTKLNDRFTEKNTELLLCVACLSPNLKGISDLAQKMVRTKKDHTYPLVYLLLTLALILPVATASVE, encoded by the exons ATGGAAAgatatttcaaaagaaaaacacaaccTGAGATATTAGAACCGTCTCCAAAGAGTCCAAAGAACAATGAAAGTAGTTCAAAACAAACTTGTGTGGATTCTATGGAAATTAACTCGGAAACTCTCCAATATGATCCTGGATTGCGTAGACCGATTTTGAGTTATCATCCTAATGTTCGAGACCAAGTTCGAAGAGCCTATCTCCAAAATAAACCTTGTCAACCAAAAACCCATGCATTTCCCTACACAAATTTTGGGACAAAGCCTAGAAGGTTCAATCCTGCTTGGTTTACTCAATTTCCTAATTGGTTGGAGTATAGCACATCACATGATGCTGCCTATTGTTTATGTTGTTATCTCTTCAAACCTGATATTGGAGATCAATCTGGGGGGGgggatacttttgttggagTCGGATTCAAGAAttggaagtgcaagaagaaACTAGAAATTCATGTTGGAGGACCTCATAGTTCTCATAATAATGCTTGGAGAAACTGTGAAGCCTTATTAAACCAAAAGCAACATATTGAAACAGTTATCTCAAAACAAACTGACCAAGATCGAATTGATTATCGAACTCGATTAGGTGCATCCGTTGGTGTTAGTAGAATTCTCTTACAACAGGGTCTTCCATTTCGTGGGCATGATGAATCTGAAAATTCACTCAACCAAGGaaaatttcttgaaattctacGGTGGCTACATCATTATAATGAGGGTATAAAGGCTGTCACGCTAGAAAATGCtcctgaaaatttgaaattgacaTCACCTGATATTCAGAAGGACATCTCAAGTGCTATTTCATATGAAATCATCAATGCAATCACTAGTGATATTAATGATTCTTTATTTTCCATTCTTGTTGATGAATCACGAGACAAGTCTTCAAAGGAGCAAATGGCCATTGTATTGTGCTTTGTGGATAAGGGTCATGTGATAGAGCGCTTTGTAGGTATTGAGCATGTTGCAGATACTAAAGCTTCCTCACTCAAGTTAGCCATTGATGATTTCTTTTCTAGACATGGATTGAGCATATCAAAATTGTGTGGGCAAGGCTATGATGGGGCAAGTAATATGCAAGGTGAGTTCAATGGCCTTAAAGCACTAATTTTAAATGAGAATGAGTCTGCCTTTTATGTTCATTGTTTTGCTCATCAACTTCAATTAGCTCTAGTAGcagtggcaaaaaaaaattctgaaattGGAGATCTCTTTACTATGGTTTCTTCTGTGGTGAATATTATGGTGGCATCTTCTAAGCGTCGTGATATTCTTAGAGAGAAACATGCTCATGTAATTTTGAAAGCACTAGAAAATAACGAGCTTTCAAGTGGACAAGGTTTGAATCAAGAAACTACTCTTAAGCGGGCTAGTGACACGCGATGGAGCTCTCACTATAATTGTTTAATCAGCTTGGCTCACATGTTCTCATCAACGATAGAAGTGCTTGAGATTGTAAGAAAAGATGGAACAAGTTCTGAACAAAAATTTGAAGCAAAGGTTCTATTGACTTTTATTCAATCTTTCAACTTTATTTTTGGTCTACACTTGATGAAAAAGGTTTTGGGGATCACAAACGATTTATCACAGGCATTGCAAAAGAAggatcaagatattgtgaatgcAATGAACTTGGTCAATATATGCAAAGGAAGATTGCAAAGGATGCGAGAAAATGGTTGGGAATCCTTATTTGATGAAGTTTCGTCATTTTGTGACAAGAATCGTATTAAAATTCCTAGCATGGATGGTATTTTTACGAGTGGAGAGCGACCAAACCGAAAAGCTCATCCCATCACAAACGTGCACCATTATCGGGTTGATTTATTCACCGATGTCATAGATAAACAACTCACTAAGTTAAATGATCGATTTACTGAGAAGAATACTGAACTACTTCTTTGTGTGGCATGTTTAAGTCCAA ATTTGAAAGGAATTAGTGATCTTGCACAAAAGATGGTTCGAACCAAGAAAGATCATACTTACCCGTTAGTGTACTTGCTTTTGACACTGGCACTCATCTTACCGGTTGCAACAGCAAGTGTAGAGTGA